The candidate division WOR-3 bacterium genomic interval TTAACATATCAATCCTAAATTTACACAAAATATTATATACTACCTATCGTAAGCATAAGTTGACAAGTTTTGATTTGCAAATTATGATTGAATATATGGCAAATAAAATGAAAATTCTGGTCACTGGCGCAAAAGGAATGCTGGGCACAGATTTTTGTGAATATCTCAAAAAATATAATTTGGTACCATTTGAATGGGACCTGCCAGATAATGATATAACCGATGTTAATCGCACGATAATAACTATAGAACAATTAAAACCGCAAGTTGTTGTTCATTTTGCGGCCTATACTGATGTCGATGGATGTGAATTAAATAAATCTAAAGCTTATGCAGTAAATACTCAAGGCACTTGGGCAATGGTTTTAGCAACAAAACAAGTTAACGCCAAGTTTATCTACATTAGCACTGATTATGTATTTGACGGCAAAAAAGAGTCTTACCAAGAAACCGATATACCCAATCCAATTAATTACTATGGATTAACTAAGTTCTTTGGTGAAAAATTAGTTTTACAGCATCTGAAAAAATATTTCATTGTCCGGACGTCTTGGTTATTTGGTAAAAACGGCAAAAATTTTGTCTCAACGATACTGAAATTAGCTCAAGAAAGAAAACTATTAGAAGTAGTTAATGACCAAATTGGTTCGCCAACTTATACTAAAGATTTATGCGAACCTCTCTATCAATTAGTGAACTGCGAGCATTACGGAATATTCCATCTTACAAATTCAGGTATATGTTCTTGGTACGATTTTGCTTGTGAAATTATAAAGCAAATGGGATTAACTATACCAATTATTCCGATCACTTCGGATAAATTGTTACGACCAGCAAAACGACCGAATTACTCCGTTTTAGAAAATTATAATTACAAAAAGATATTTAATAAATCTTTACGAAATTGGCAAGAAGCATTAAAGGATTTTCTTAAAGAAATTGTTTGTTGAGAAAACGATATCATAAACTATAGCTATTATTGAGTGTTAGCAAAGTAATTGTTTCAGTTAGTTGCCAAGGGTTGCTATCGATTGTGTATATTATTAATTAGATAATTTAGATAATAATGAAACAACCTCGCTTGACTGTTGATATTATCATTGAATATCAAGGTAAAATTGTGTTAATAAAAAGGAACAATCCGCCTTGGGGTTGGGCATTACCCGGCGGTTTTGTTGAATATGGTGAGACTGTCGAATCCGCAGCAGTTCGAGAGAGTAAAGAAGAAACCGGTTTAGATTTGTTAGAATTGAATCAATTTCACACTTATTCTGACCCAACCCGTGACCCACGGGGACACACAGTTTCAGTTGTTTTTACTGCTAAAGGGGCTGGAGTATTAAAAGCGGGCGATGATGCTAAAGATATTGGTTTATTCTCATTAGAAGATCTACCGCCATTGGCGTTTGACCATCAAAAGATTTTACAAGATTATGCTGAGACCAAATTTAAAAAATCTGATAAATGTTAAAAAACATTTTAAAGCAATACTTACTTTAAGAATTTTCAATGTATTATGCTTATCTGTAATTTATTACTAAATGTCTTTTTCGTATTTTCATCAAGCACATATTCTAATGATAGAATTATCTTTTGTGCGAAAATTTTTAGATTTATTCACAAACAATAGTACATGCTGATAATACTATGTTGGGCGCTGTTAACCGTCGAGATTAATAAAGATTCTCTTTTTAGCCGGGCAGGCGAAAATTTACCTGAAATCAAAAAATTTATTTCCTCAGCCGAACACAAAGGGTATTGGCATTGGGCAGAGTTCTTACTTTCAGCAATGCCGGATGTTGATTTAGTAAATCTCAAAGCAGACGATTTTATTAAATATTTCGATGCCTTGAAAAAGAATTATAATCGCGTACCCTGGCGAAACAGAATAAATGATAATCTATTCTATTATTATATCCTTCCTCATCGAGTAAGCCAAGAACCATTAGAGAATTTTACAGTAATTTATGCAGATACATTGTATGAACTGATAAAGAAAACAAAAAGTATACGCGAAGCAGTGCTTCGAATTAATGAATGGGTGTTTACTAAGATGAAATATGAACCGACTGAACGCTGGGACCAGAATGCTCTAACCACCATCAAACGTGGTATTGGAAGATGCGAAGAGATGTCAATTCTATTCATTAAAGCACTTAGGACAGTTTGCATTCCGGCTCGTCATACCTATACGCCTTGGTGGCCATTCACAAATTCCAATCACGCCTGGGTTGAAGTCTGGATTGACGACAAATGGTATTTTCTGGGTGGCGGTGAACTTACAGATCTTAACCAAACCTGGTTTGCTATACCTTCAAACAGGACTGCGATCATTAAAAGCGTTGTTTATGGTAAAACCCCTGAAGAATTACTCAAAACCCACAAGTCCAATATCAAAAAAGTATCTAGTGGTTTTGGTACTGAAATAATTGATAAGCAAGGGAATGATTATTTAGTCATCAATTCAACTTCTAATTATACAGATGTCATTGAACTAACGATTAAAATTACAAAGGATAATTTGCCTGAAGAAAGTGTCTCCGTTTCAATCTCAGTATATAATTATTCTTCATTAGCACCGGTTGGTCTGAAAAAGACCAATAAAAATGGATATGTTCAGTGGTATGTAGGAAAGACAGATTTATTCATTTATGCTTATAAAGATACCAGAATCGGTTATTATATTTGGCGGCCATCAAATGAAGATTATGATACTATTCAGATTGATATTTCAAAAACTGAATTTCCTGATACATCGTTTTGGTTATATACTCGTAAAGTAACACGAAATTTTCCAAAGTCAAGATATAAACCCAATACTAAATTACTTAAGAAATTACAGGAAGAACATTTTACTAAAATCAATTCTCTTGATAGTTTAACAGTTACACAATTAGACTCTCAATCACTCAAGATATTTAATGACGCCAAAGGTAATAAACAATCTTTAATCAATTTTTATTTTAAGTTACCTGAAACGAAGAAAACGATTTTCCAGAAGTATTTTCAGCATCTGGGGCAAAAAGATCTGGTTGGTTTTGATACCAGTGGACTATATCCAGAACTTTTATCTTTAGAGAAGTCATTAAGTTGGGCAAATAAAAGCATTCCAGATACGATTATTAGAACATATCTTGTCGCACCACGAATTTTATATGAACGATTAGGAAGTTGGCGCAGTGAACTACAAGAACATTTTATGAATCTAAGAAAAGCAACATTAAAAGATAAACCAAGAGTTAACCGTGTTGTTAATAATTTATTTGATTGGGTAAAACAGAACCTTAAGAAAAAAGAAGAAGGAGATTATTTTGGTCCAATGATGAACCCGTTAGATGTTTATAGAGCAAAAAGAGCGACTGACCTTGAACAATATATTTTTATTGTCGGAGTATTAAGAAGTATTGGCATTCCTGCAAGGATAAAATGGAGTTATGATGCAGTTGAATATTGGGATAATGGTTGGAAAGAACAAAGTTTCGAGCCAAAAGACCAGAAAGAGAAGAGGTGGATTGGTTTAAAATTTGAGGCAAATAAGACAGATATTACTGAGCAAGTTGAATATTTCGAAGACTTTAGTATTATAAGATTTAAAGATACGCCAATACGACTTGAACCAGAAATTGATAATTTTAACAAACGCATAATCATTACACTTAACGCAGAGCCATCATATCTCATTACCGGCTGGCGAAATGGTTTTGGCGATGTATATGTGCGCATTAAGAAAATTTTACCTTCAAAAGATACCAGTTTTTATAATATAAATATGGATATACCTGAAAATATAAATCCTGGCGATTTGATGGTTCGAGAATATAAAGGACTAAGAGATTTAACCAAAATCGGCATTAACGGAAAGACACTAAATAAAGGAGATGTGTTAGTAATTATCTTTGATATAGAATCAGAAGCATCTAAATCAACACTTAAAAATGCTTGGCAAGACATAAACTTATTCAAAGGTAAGG includes:
- the rfbD gene encoding dTDP-4-dehydrorhamnose reductase, with protein sequence MANKMKILVTGAKGMLGTDFCEYLKKYNLVPFEWDLPDNDITDVNRTIITIEQLKPQVVVHFAAYTDVDGCELNKSKAYAVNTQGTWAMVLATKQVNAKFIYISTDYVFDGKKESYQETDIPNPINYYGLTKFFGEKLVLQHLKKYFIVRTSWLFGKNGKNFVSTILKLAQERKLLEVVNDQIGSPTYTKDLCEPLYQLVNCEHYGIFHLTNSGICSWYDFACEIIKQMGLTIPIIPITSDKLLRPAKRPNYSVLENYNYKKIFNKSLRNWQEALKDFLKEIVC
- a CDS encoding NUDIX hydrolase, whose amino-acid sequence is MKQPRLTVDIIIEYQGKIVLIKRNNPPWGWALPGGFVEYGETVESAAVRESKEETGLDLLELNQFHTYSDPTRDPRGHTVSVVFTAKGAGVLKAGDDAKDIGLFSLEDLPPLAFDHQKILQDYAETKFKKSDKC